The genome window CTAATCAATAAAGGAGTCTTGGGATAACCATAAACAGATAACTTGATGGTCCTAAACACAGCAATGATGACATACAAGACAATGAGCACTTCATCACAAAACACACAGGTAAATAAACATTTTCTCAAAAATACAAAGTTATAGTCTTCATTTTAAAGTATCCAGATAGTACTTTCTAAGTGAAATCACAGGTGAGTGCAATATTTGCATGatgctagaaaaaaaaacacaagaaattAAAATTCTTCTGGTCCTATGCAAACCAGTTATAAAGAGTACGACAGAAAAGGAGAATGAAGGAATAAAGATTCACCACAGTTGAAATGAAGAAGGGCGCGTGAAAGAAGGCGAACCTCACAGATAATCAACATGAACGAAAAATGTGTAAAATATAGTCTTAAATATGAAAGTAGAAAATATGGTGAATATGAGTAAAAGAGAGGCAAATATGGATCTCATGACAAGGATGAATAAAAAGCTGAGGGTGAATAAATGCTATTTGGAAAAGATATGAACAGAAGTCTATGAAAAGAAAGGGTGTATTTGATAAGTCCAGCACCACTTTTTCCAAGCACAAGTCCCTAAGCAATGTTTTCAATTTCAAGAGCACTGTGCATACAGACTAAATCTAGTTTAGGTGGTATATctacctctcttaccctagtgACTTCTCTTATAGGTTGACGCAAAATTCTCTCCTGTCTGCATTCTAGGAACATGAACCTCCACATTTTCATCCCCACATAGATCTGAATATCCCTGAAGTGTCTGTCGGCTGTTCTTACCATTATAAGGAAGTGAATTagtaaaaaagagaaatgaatacaTACCTGCTTAAATCAAAAGGGAAAGTGAGAGCTCCTCTTCTTTCTGTTACAAGAAATGGAAATGTGGAATCAAAAAGGTCCACTCCAAGTTCAGCTAacttgaggacagtaagtggatTCCACATCCCAGCTGCCTGCCTTGGTAGTTCTTGAGGAAGGGGTtcctaagtataatgaaaaactgAACTTAAAAAcaatcaaaaaacaaaaacaaatcagAAAATTATCTAAAGAGAATGCCTGAGGGTAGTTCATACGTACATTACAATAAAAATCATAACCAAAAATGGATATGATACCATGCAAGTAAATGAATAACTTTTGCTATGCTTGCAACTAataaatttctttccttttcttttatatatgattGCCTTTCCCATCTCAGCAAGGTAAAATCAGGAACTGAGACCTTGAAGATAAATCCTCACTTAACTCCTTGTTTTGATTCTTTGAGAGAATGATAATACAGCACCTTTTCCTGCCACTCTTAGTTGCCTTTTCTGGTGCACTGAAGATAATTTATATTAGTATTATTCTTTTCCACTGTCGCTTGGAATAACTTAACATTTACCCATATAAAATGAAGCTCCCCATACGTTAAGTTAGAAGAAAGAcaatctatctattatctatatctttaattcctgttccctccaggaacttccatcaaggggatggccatggcaaaagaatctccacttatctctgtccttacatccctcccttgcatacacctttccactcattcttcccccatttccctccccctgGAACTCTTTCAGTAGTATATCTCATATAAATCACTTAGTTATGAACACTCAAATACTAGAATAAAAATAAAgaacatcacaactacaactgCTTTAAAAACAGATAAATAACTCAAATAACCTTTCTTTTGGTGCTGTTACTGAGAATGACTTTAGGAAACCACACTTTGCAGACATACTGAAACCCAATCTTACAGACTCCAAAAGACTCATGCAAAAggtaaaatgagaaaaatatgaaagaatataaTACAAGGTTAGTTTGGATTTTGGAATAAACCCCAAAAAATAATGTTTTAGGCCATGTTGCATTTTATGTTTGCCAGTGAGACTTGGTATGAATAATAGTTTGTGATTTCAGTATATTAGACATGAAAGCCAGAGACTTGATGCAGCAAATGAGACTGTTGTTTGTCTTTCCCTGACAGTACCTCACAAATGTAGGAATGGTAATAGAAtataaggaaaaaatgcaaaaaaatgaAAGCACCTTATATCAAACtcaaagattaaaaagaaaacgtgtcaTACCTTCCATCGTGTGGAAACCAGCACATACAGTACTCACATTTTTTCAGACATGGCTTAAGTTTTTTACATCATgaagagaaaataaggaaaacataGATGCTGCATCAGTGGGTCACAACAGTAACAACATCACAGACGTCCATTGAAAACTGTGAACTCTTAATCAAAATTGGACTTAAAAAGGAGAAAACCTGAAATGCCTGAAGTATCAAGAACTATACTCAAATTCCCAGATGAAATTTATAAGGAGAAACTGAAAGCATAAGAGCAAGCAAGAATGATCAATTTTCTCAGAGCAACACAGTATAAGGCCTCTTCACTCTGCTAACACCCTCTATAAAAATAATCTCTGTAAGACTGAAATTCTCTTGCTCAACTTACCAATGATGCCTTGACAAGGTTATGTAAAAGTTTAGGTTCAAGTTTCTCAGCTGCTGGACCATTGTTGTGAAGGCCAAGAAGCATGTAACCTGAAATGAGAGAGTTGTCTACCATTCCCTCTGTCAGGGATTTTGACCAGTTTGCTCGGTCTCTTTCACTATGGCCTCCTAAAAGAGGAACAAACAATGCTGAGCCCTGTAGTCCCTGCAATTCAGAAGAGACCTTGAGTTAATATTTCTAAtctgtaataagaaaaaaaaatcttcaacatGATAAGGTAGAAAATCTGTTTGATAGATATATTCTTGCTGTTGAAAGTATAACGAAAGATAAGACAGGAAAGCAGTTTGCCCTACAATTTAAGGAGAATTCTTTGGACAACAATAACAAGTGGAATTTTAAGAAACTGATAAGCTCAAGGGCTGAACCAATCATGGAATAATGGCTAGGATACATTGCACTTATGTTATTACTCCTGTTAATTTACTTAAACAATGTAGTAATCAGCTTGAAGGGTGTTTATCCCTAGTTTAATATGAAGTAGGTTTGGTAGGAGTTACAGCAAAGTTTCCCTCACTTCTATAATAAGCTGAATTAACTAAACAATACAAAGAGTGAAATCACAGACAAGATGTATAACAACGCTAATTTGACTGCAAATTTAAGCACAATGATCAAGAAATAATCTCCTTTAGAATTGCATCTATCATAAGGAACACCACAGGTTACTGTAAAAAATATGGCTAACTAATCTAAATGCTACCATTACACAAAATCATAAATCTGCAGAAATGAGTGTGAATGGTTGAAAAAATGGTAACAAAAATATAAGTgactgagctaaaaaaaaaaagtgaatggttGACATTTTTTAATAAAAATGTAAATGATTAAGACTAAAAAGtaaaagtttgaatgaaaaaatggTAACAAAAATATAAGAGACTGATCCTAAGAGCTAAGACAAATCTATGGGAAACTATGCTTGCAGACATGGTGGCTATAATACTGATGCACAGAAAATTagtcaagatagaagtttcaatgTGTACTTATTTGGAAGTTTCTCATTATTTTCCACTGAAACACAAGTCTTCCTAGTATTTCCGACTGACTGCTCTCACATCTCTGGGAAAATCCACCCTCAGTATAAAGAAAAGTAAAAAGTTGAGGAAATATGAGAATATTAACATGAGAAGAACAAGAAATAATATCATAACAGTACCTGGGAGTTCTTATGAAGATTTACACACTGGCTGATAAATGCTGTGGactttgataatgattttgatacTCTCTTCTTAGATGAATTACCGTCTGTATCTGCATCACTCAAGGCCTCATACCAGTCAGGCTGCATGGCTTCTACTAGTTCAATGTATCTGTAAATAATATGACACTCAAAATATCTGAAAAGTCGAAACATCACTACACTTATCATTTCTATTTTGTAATTCTGTAGCACTGTAATACAGAAACATCTAAACTGAGGTGATTCGCACTACAAGACATACTAATTGCTTAACTTGCATTTACCAGGAAAACTAACAATTTCATTTATGGCCAACTAACACTATCAGTGTAGGTATACTAACCATGTATCCAGCCGGGTCACTCTATCAGTGTCAATATATGGATAAAAGTCTAAAGAGTTCTTTCGTATGTACGTGACCTTTCACTTGAGGTTGGCGCCCCGAAATCCAGAATATTCTGAAAACTGGCTATTTTGGGGTTAAGGTCCAGTGGCCAAAAACATATCAAATATGCTTAACAACTATATCACATGGTAAAAAGAATTCTGGTCAAGCCCAGCAACCAAAAATATGTTGAATCAAAAGTAAAAGCTAAGGAATCAACACTGAAAGGTTTACAAATTGATTCAATTTTGGCTAAACAATAGTGATACAACATTGTGTCTACTATATTGATAGAATTTTGTCAACAGTTTATAAGTTTTGTTCAGTATAACACTATCATGAGTGTTGAAGAACATCAACATGACAATAATTAATCTTGTTCAGTACAGCCTCAATTCCAGTTCATCTAATCTCTCCACTACTACACTCATCTCCGACTTTTGTATCCCTGCAGATTTATGTACCTACCTTGACTCAATCTTCATCTTTGCTCTTACTATACAATGATCCAAATTCAGCTACATTCCCCTTACTACCTCTACATCTTGCACTTACTTTCTTCCTGATTCTCTCATCCATTACATGATTTATTACTGCCTTCTGCTTGCtaaatcattcatttcttttccatACATTTTGAATCTATGCattggcaaatatcaaaataggTATCTTCTAGGATTACACCTCCCTCAGTACAGATAACTATTAGAAAGTCAACATCTGCATCTATAGCTGGTGTACTTCcactctctcatcccatcctTTTGTATTCAAGGACcccagcattttcttttttgcccCATCCTCAGAATTCTTTATATGAATAAATGCTTCTAGAATTTTTAACATCTCACCCTTACCTATTTTAGTTTGTCTACTTACAGGATCAAATGCATAACAAATATATGTCTGTTCTTACAATCTTTCAGTCTCCCAAAGACAAATCTACAATTtacaaaatgaaatatagagagaattatggaacagaaaaagaaaagacatgggagagtatttaagaatttttgagaaagtgaaaaacctgtcttctgaaatatgctaggtcatagttattgggaaagacatgagaacgtggagagttccagagcttcaacatgtagagaaagaagcaggtatcaaaatggcccacccctgagtagctgatggccacacactggtcatccactctccctctttccccattTTCTCCCACAGAAGCACTATTTCTGAGCCAGTGTTTTCGTGTGGTCTGTCAGTGGCTTGACAAGTTTGTAAGAGAAATATGTTGTCCTTTTTATTAAAGACTTCCTTCTCAACAAAGGTGTCATGAAAAAGATCTGATGTTATATTACTTACTTCTCTACAGTTAGGATTTGCCTGCCACCGTAAGTCCATGTGGATATACCTCTCTTATCATTATAGCCACTTGGTGTTGCTTTCGATGCATCTTGAACAGTGACACCAACACCATGACCCTAAGCAAATAAAAGCCGATGATCACAAAAATCATTCCAAGGACCAAAGTTATAAGATTTTAGTTTCAAAATGAAAATCTGAGGATACAATAAAAGATAGAACTGAAGGGAAAAACAAATCTGAAATAATACCTTTCAAATAACAACAATGATTATTATCTATAGCAATTGAAATATGATCTATGACATATGTTTATATAATGGatcaaaattattatcaaatATGGGAAATCAATAATAGTATAAAGATTATATGTACAAATTTTTCCGAAGTGTAGTTACCACCTATTTGTAGAGCAGAGGGATGGAGTTCTATGCTCCTGGTGTACCATCTCTTTAACATACTTTGCATCATACAATCTTTTACCCTTTTGCATATGGTATGCATTATTTTCATTCACAATTCCAAAACTGTGTATGCATGTAAGTCTATATGCTAAGGTGTGTTTCCATCCATGttcatgtatgtgtacatatattatGGATCTGAACAAGTCTGTTATCCCTACTATAATGTTATGCACTTATTAAAAGATAATTGCCTTGTACTTGTCTTTGACCTTGTACACAACACTAGTTGCTACTTTCATTTATATTCTTCCACATATCTACATTTTGCCACATTCTATCTTCCTTTTGATGTTATTCTCTACTACCCAGTCTAGCAACTGGACTACCTTGTTCTCTCATTCCGCTGCCCATCTATCTCTAACGTCCATGAAGTCCAGAGGACTTTTCTCAAACACCTAATATTCAGTCACCTAGTTTGTCTTATTAATGGCAAAGAAATTATCAATACTTCTTGTGTTTTGCAAAAGGCAATCCACAAATACTGACAACATTCTTACTATATTCACAAGTGGAAGGGTGAACCATGTAGACCCTCCTTTCATCAATTCAGTGAAGCATATTTCTTCCATTCTTGCTTTCCTTGACACATACATatcacttcactttctctttccacactaTCCTTTATTATCCCTGGCAGATATTTCCTTTTATCTCATTCACATGGACTGATTTTATAAACCTTCCCAAATCAATAATTTCTACATGTCTATACCACATACGCACAGCCTTTTATCCTTATTTTTCAGATTATTCCTTTCCCTTCAATCTTCTTGTTCCTAGCTCAGATCCTATTCATCTGAAATTAAGCTCATCTACCATTAGCGTAGCCCTATAAAGAAACCTTATATTCCCTACTCATGTTACACTAAAATGTATCAAAATCGGGTGTACCACAACCAACAGCATTCTCCACacttatatggatttttttttcatgttctgtAACTTTTCAATTTCTAGAATACTGTTGACCATTCAACACATTTCAAACATGCTATACTGTACACTATTCCATTTCGAATGCTTACTTGAAGGGCAGAGAAGTGTGTGACACCTTTTTTAAATTTCTGCAGGACTTCTATGTGGTCACAAAAATGCTGAGCAGGAATGCAAAGAGGGGCAGTTTTCTCAACCACATGATGAAGAGCATCCTGCAAAattatattatgaaatattttatgCTATCAAAGGAGCTGTGCAGATCAAAAGGTTATACCTGCATTATGACAATATGTGAAAAGCAAATCACTACCTCTTGTTTTCAGGCAGGTTTGTACTGGACAAAGGAATGCCATGGTATTCAAAATACTGTCCACCAACTAAAATGCAACAGACCTCAGGAATGCATGGGCCAGAAGGTGACAGCCCTCTTCCCTACAGTTTATGCACAAAATAACCAAATGCATCCATATATCTATCAAAAGAGAAGTGGAAGTCATGAGGTAAGACTAAGTCCATTAAACCCAAATAATATCAAAGTACAAAATGATCCCCTTGTTCTTTATGAATCTATCCCTGTATTGCTTAAAGTTGATACCTTGTTACAAAAATGATAGTCTGAAAACCATTTCACATGAATGTAACAATATTTTTTACGTACCACCTATGAACAAAGGAACATTTTTAATAAAATGAcataacaaatatcaaatgttccAGTTTCATAACAACAGAATGTTAATACATACAGCAGTTACATTTCAGAATGCCTACATTATCACATTAAGTCTAATAATCCTATAAATTTTCTTGTGGTTTTCATTTTTAAAGATGTACTGACTCGGATAAAATAGATTCCATATTTTCTATCCCTCATCTTTAAAAAATCTATGTTACCTTGAATTGAAAATATCAAACACATAAACTCATGTCAGGTATATGGCCTGTTTCAATATTATTCATCCCAGTGCTTTATTACATGTAGCATCGTTTGCATACTGCAGTAAAATGGCCGATCATATCATGGTGGCTGTCAGAGTGTTGTGATAAAGAATGACATTCTCTGATTATAACCCTTTAAAACTTAAATCTTTATCAAAACCTGCATTCCTATATATAAAATGTTCATACCATCACTTAACAGTCACAAATTCTTCTCATGAAAGTAAATCACACAATTCATTTTTAAAAACCTTTTCTTAATATACCATTACATCATATGCTGCAACTTATTCCATGACTTTTCTAACTATATTTACTTTTGTTAATTGTGTAAAGTACATATACCTTCTAACCTGAGTAAGGTGAGGAGCACTGCCACCCAAGGTAGATATCAGCGAGAGAGGGGTTTCATACACAGTATCAAGCTGACTACGGAGGCCTGTAAGCCTACCAAGACGGCCACCTTCTTTACTGACATGCTCAACAATAAATTTCATGACCAGATGGAGACCAAGTCCTAAAcctgaagaggaaagagaaaagtgaaaatttacattcatatacagCTGTTGACTGGATTTCATTTTTCATAGTGTTATAAAAATACACCACATACTGCATACTTATGTCCCTCAGCAGCATGGTCTATTATGTTTGAATTATATCAAATACAAGGAGTGAAACCCTGCAGAATCTCAGTGATCTTAAGTGTTCAATCTTGACTTTTCATGCTTTCTGATATTCAAACACTATCATACCTTAAAAAGTGTAATGGATGCTACTATTTTTACATTCACTAACCTAATGAATATGAAGAACAGACAAGTTATCTGATAATTAAATTCCAACCTCTTGATAGGCTGAAGACAACAAAAATGGATAAAATTCCTATGAACTAGACTACAGGAGGAAAGAATATTCGACCTCACAATCCTGCCTTTCATAGTCACTTTCTGCAACATGGAGAAGATACATGGCTAGCACTGTACCTATAACACTAAAAAGTAAGATGAATCTTGACTGCTAGGAGATGTTTGATGAGGTTTTCAAGGGTTATGTTGATTTCTACAGAATTATACACTTTTTACTTAATATCACATTATTACATTAATATCACATTATTGGAACAGAGGTATACTAAGTTTGATGTGATCATTGTCGTTACTGTTATCAAACTGTTTACGCAAATTGAGAACGCCCTGCCGCCTAGCTGGGGACGCTGACTAATCATTTAAAACAAGGGATGTAAGAACTGTATGATATTCTCCCCCAACACCCCTAAATATTCTTAATTTACAAACTGCTTAACTGTATATAAAGTTCTTACGGGTTTCCTGGTTAAAAGTTAGATGATTCCGGTTACGGATAGGTTGCTTTGTTGACAGCGTAACACATGGAATATTGTTGTCGATAGCATAAAGATAAGTTAGATGGATTTATTCACCACTAGttgtaaaatatatcatattaaggttaaaaatttcaaaaaattatCTAGAAATTTTTagaataatataatacatatatgattTATTCCTGTTTAACTTTTATTGAGCAAAACACAAGAAAATTTAATTGTGCAATGcaataaatctaattatctaGTGATTGCATCACATTGTAAACAAATCGTTTTTGGGTAACTCGGATTTAAAGCCACAATAATCCGGATTTATCCTGCATTGAGGTAGAATAGGAAATACAAATGATAGTGGGCTGTGCATGGAGTGAGAACGTGTTATATCCTTCATTTATTCTGGGCACCCGAGGAAGAGGCTATAAGAAGCTGGTTTTTACAGAAAAACAGCTCAAGAGAGATGTTATGGGTGGAACAAGAAGTTTGATCCTTTCCTTTTATTTCATACTTTGCCTTACGGTTAGTTTAATTTATTGTGTACATTTAAAATAATGCTTATCATATAGATGTTAACATAAAATCCTTAACTCTGTTGAATCTTTTTTCACTTGTTTTCGGGCCTATGTCTATCTAGAAAACATACAGGACataacttttaaaaaaaatcattcagtCTATTTCAGAATCAATTAATATATCATCAATACAAGAAACCAACGTATTTTCTAATTATATTTGGTCGATCCTTTAGCGCCGTTGATAGTTatgtatataaaatttatattattAATCACATATTAAGCAGATTTAATTCTTTTTATACATAAATATTTCCACCATGAAATGACACTGATCTAGTTTATTATTGCATTTAATGCGAGCAAAACATTTTTGACAATGGTAGtgcttgttgtgtgtggtgtggtggagcacCTCGAGGATTAGTAGCCGACCTGACCCCTATTCCTCCCGACCCGCCTCCCTCCGTCCCATGGGAGTCTGGAGGGATAGACGTCCTTTGACCTGGAATGATTTCAGGGAAGATGAAACTACGGCTACCAGGTGGGAAGAGGCCACTGAGTGACGTCCGTCTTTCTTAAAAAGTCATACAGGGACGTATGTATAattatttgttgttttttccttagACGATTAGGTTAAATTTAGCTACAGATTTTTATACAAATGTCATATATCGTTGACATGGCAGTGcaagtatgtatatttatgttcaCACTCCACCCACCAACGGCCCCCACACATTGCCCTGTTCTCTCCTGCCtagaaagggcaaaaatgggcacaACTCTCTCCCGTGTCAGTGAGTAGGTCTCACACTAACTACCCATTTCCACATTTCACTTTCCAGCCTCACCAGAGTAGGTCGTACCAAAGATCGTTAGTGAGTAGAGAGTAGACTCTAATAATGTTTCCTGTATAGTTTGTCATGGGAGTCTTTTTAAAGGTCTGATTATAGCTTTAATTAATGCAGTGACAATTGGGGTAGTTATCGTTGATGGAGCCTTGTTAGATTAGGATAGTCTGATGGTGAAAGTGAagggaaaaggtagaggatgagaTATCATTAAGACGAGTCTGTGAGTGTGATTATGATAATCGAATAATAACCAATGCTTTATTATTCACATGAAAATGAAACTAGGCTCGGCTGAAGGGGGTTGGACGAGAGGAGGTTAGTCTTGTGGGTAACGATGAGGAACGGGTGTAGGAGAATCATAACGAGACGTTTGGTTTGAGACAAGTTTTACTGAGGGTCGAGTTAAGTGTACTGCTGTAGACGTGAACCCATAAAAGGAGGCGAGGATCCATGTGTCTGTCGTGGcttcacacacacagcactacgAATGAAGCGGGGTTCATTTATATTCGAGGAAGAGTGACCACAGGAAAACCTTGTTGAGGAAAGTTGCATCAGAAGTGTGGCTAAGTCATGAGGCACTTCCCGTCTACatctcacctactctcaccatcaTTTACATTAGCGAGTCGAGATGTCGGTATTTCAGGAAGTCTAGCTAGGCTACGCCACCATCCGCTTGCCCTAAATATTCCTGTGCGAGATAGGCTGCcatgtttttctcttttctttacctaGCCCGTGTGTCCCACAGATCGGGAAGATAATTCTTCTTTGTGTGAATTAATTCGCTGGGGATTGAAGCTGGATATTTCCATTGGCTTCGTTGATTGAGATTGTTATCTTACCGTGTGATTCAAGTCTCCCGCCTCTTGACGTCACATTTGACCCACATTCGGTGGTTCCTCAAGGACGAATCAGGTGCCGCATCTTTCCTTACGTGAGGAGATGCCTACTTTCACAGCATTTCCATTTTACTGAAGGACAATGCGTAACAAGTGAGATAACTTGAGCACCGTAAGAAGTAACATACTTCTCGGAAATTAGTGATAGTATATCTGACATCATAAGGATGCGATGGTAGCCTAAGAGGCCGTATGAATtaatggtggaaagatggagtatccGCTGGTGTTTGGCATGGAGTGGTGTAGCGGTACTTGGGGGCGGTCCGTCCAGAGGCAGCGCGggaaagtgtgtatatgtgtatgttcctGTCTTCTTCTAACCGGTTTCTAGGCTCTCTAGACGGTAGAAGTCTCTTACTGCTACTCCCAATATCTACTCGTGTCATTAACATACAAAACGAACGGTTGCAGAGCTGCTAAATCAGAGTGTACGTCATGTGCATGCATTTGATACTCTAAACTGCTAAGGTCTGATACTTCCCATGGCTAATTGTCGTAGGAAACGTGGTGGAGTGAGCAAACTCGAGCTGCTTGTGAGGTCAATAACACCAGCTAAGTGTATCCAGCAGTCAGTAGCGCTTCGGCAGTGAGCGAGGGAGGGTGTGCTCAGTCCCTGGTGCTATTCAttcatcagtaaaaaaaaaaaaaaaaaaacagctgaaCAACATGAAGTCAATGTATAACCCCTGAAGCATATAGTAAGAAACAACCAGATAAATCCAGGGCGTTTGATATCGGCGATTCATCCACGAAGTCTGAGAGAGAATCGCATCTTATGATAATCTTTTTGACCTAATTACGGGAGCATTTGAATCCCCCATGAAGAGGTCTAGGCCATTCCGCTAGCGACCCCGGAGACAGTTGTCGTGGTTGACCTACAATATCTGGGGACAGATTGCCGCATATGTTGGCCCCAACGTATGCTGCCCAGCGCTGGCCTCCACAACAAGCGGTGAGTAACTGCACTCGTATAGTTTTTGCTGGTGAGCGGTCGTCTGACACGAGACGTGTGTATATTCTAGTCTGGTTCTGATGGTCTTGATCCTCGGCAGTTTTAAGAGTGGTTCGATGGTTTGCCACGGCGCTGAAGGTCTGATAAGCAGTCTTGACCTGAAACGAGAAACACGGAActggtgtgtgtctctctcgttCAAGTCATacgtcttgatttttttttctttctttccccgtGTGGATGTCTTGAGAGCGACTTGACCAAAATGGCCTCGGGCGGGATTTTTCGAGGTATTGCGGGCGCTACCGCTGGGGTCGAATGGTTGTGACGTGTATACGTAACGGTCGTGACGTGTTGGTTTGTTCAGTGTGCCGGGCTTGTTACATGTGACGCAGCTTGTGGCCCATCTCTGTC of Panulirus ornatus isolate Po-2019 chromosome 73, ASM3632096v1, whole genome shotgun sequence contains these proteins:
- the LOC139748181 gene encoding queuine tRNA-ribosyltransferase accessory subunit 2 translates to MKFIVEHVSKEGGRLGRLTGLRSQLDTVYETPLSLISTLGGSAPHLTQDALHHVVEKTAPLCIPAQHFCDHIEVLQKFKKGVTHFSALQGHGVGVTVQDASKATPSGYNDKRGISTWTYGGRQILTVEKYIELVEAMQPDWYEALSDADTDGNSSKKRVSKSLSKSTAFISQCVNLHKNSQGLQGSALFVPLLGGHSERDRANWSKSLTEGMVDNSLISGYMLLGLHNNGPAAEKLEPKLLHNLVKASLEPLPQELPRQAAGMWNPLTVLKLAELGVDLFDSTFPFLVTERRGALTFPFDLSRKETDGTCLRKEVLEHQNKKLKVSGDTPKPQVEENDKKDDKENNPFEEEHQTNPYEISLKDKNNMSLMKPLVEGCDCYTCKNFSRAYIHHLINVNELLAPVLLMMHNMQHWLNFFSSIREAIRTDRMEDLKALIQSSISSSV